The Salminus brasiliensis chromosome 8, fSalBra1.hap2, whole genome shotgun sequence genome has a window encoding:
- the LOC140561372 gene encoding cation channel sperm-associated protein 4-like — MSDHQKKKKKEEVREEKALLSPSRQNQKHLAMLKVDQSVMEEVEEPGEGFMELLHENTEYNIGNYISAMFQYIVEHPIVQFLILVIALLNCIIISVQTNSRIAKDHETAFLIWEWIIFTAFISEIVLKFTYGFRIFWMSGWNVLDFLVSLGLMVGYRFLPPSQNRIIRTLRLFRSVRLFAFSEGFSRALNSIARSMSALLNIFILIMCFMVMFGLCGVMLFGDEVPSAFGDFPTALYTLFICITQNGWFKIYYGFKGVDEALRYAALVYFFIFIFSCGFIFLNFFSSVIITNQELAVETDSTKSEEDESQKDLVHVDEVVAKTSMTQRQTPWHDSCLTNLTLENFENLVLLREAIDRNEKEFQEIRQKLIKIVEEVRNLPVNKERELQAQREKEMATTLTDNLLGDDIASGQAGDILSTFIALEEANLLDSRTTTDVFGEGLVQEGIRRLAREAVTDSLLRSKSSVMSVTHSN; from the exons ATGAGCGATcaccaaaagaagaagaagaaggaggaagtaagagaggagaaagcccttCTGTCTCCCAGCAGACAGAACCAGAAGCACCTCGCCATGCTCAAGGTGGACCAG tccgtgatggaggaagtggaggaacCAGGAGAGGGCTTCATGGAGCTGCTCCACGAAAat ACGGAGTACAACATTGGAAACTACATCTCTGCAATGTTCCAGTATATTGTGGAGCACCCAATTGTCCAGTTCCTCATCCTGGTCATTGCACTCCTCAACTGCATCATCATCAGCGTCCAGACCAACTCGAGGATTGCCAAG GACCATGAGACTGCATTCCTGATCTGGGAGTGGATCATCTTCACCGCTTTCATTTCAGAGATTGTTCTCAAGTTCACCTACGGTTTCAGGATTTTCTGGATG agtgggtggaatgtcctggatttcttggtcagtctgGGTCTGATGGTGGGGTACAGATTCTTGCCCCCAAGCCAAAATAGGATCATCAg aacgctgcgactctttcggagtgtaaggctgtttgctttttccGAGGGATTTTCCAGAGCACTCAACAGCATCGCCCGTTCcatgtctgcactgctgaacatcttcatcctcatcatgtGCTTCATGGTG atgtttggcctgtgtggagtgatgctgtttggGGATGAAGTTCCATCTGCTTTTGGAGACTTCCCTACAGCCCTGTacactctgttcatctgcatcacccagaatggctggtttaaaatctactatggatttaaggg tgtggatgaagCACTTCGCTATGCTGCGTTGgtgtacttcttcatcttcatcttcagctgtgggttcatcttccttaacttttttagttctgtgattatcaccaatcaagaactagctgtggaaacggattccactaag tcagaagaagatgaatcccagaaggatctggtacatgtggatgaagtggtcgcaaaaaccagcatgacccagcgcCAGACACCGTGGCACGACAGCTGCCTGACGAACCTGACTCTGGAGAACTTTGAGAATCTCGTCCTGTTAAGAGAAGCCATCGACAGGAATGAGAAAGAGTTCCAGGAGATTCGTCAGAAGTTGATAAA gattgtggaagaggtccgaaacctgcccgtcaataaagagcgggagctccaggcccagagggaaaaagagatggctaccaccttgacggacaacttgttgggtgatgacatcgcctctggccaggctggagatattctgtccactttcatcgctctggaagag gcCAACCTTCTGGATTCACGGACAACAACTGACGTGTTTGGTGAAGGTTTGGTGCAGGAAGGGATTCGCAGGCTGGCCAGAGAAGCTGTGACCGATTCCCTGTTGCGCAGCAAGTCTTCAGTAATGTCCGTGACCCATAGTAATTAA